From Tachysurus fulvidraco isolate hzauxx_2018 chromosome 10, HZAU_PFXX_2.0, whole genome shotgun sequence, one genomic window encodes:
- the gnb5a gene encoding guanine nucleotide-binding protein subunit beta-5a, which produces MAAQDMQPNETVAKLKSESETLKSKLEEERAKLHDVELHQVAEKVESLGQFVMKTRRTLKGHGNKVLCMDWCKDKRRIVSSSQDGKVIVWDAFTTNKEHAVTMPCTWVMACAYAPSGCAVACGGLDNKCSVYPLSLDKNENLAAKKKSVAMHTNYLSACSFTNSDMQILTSSGDGTCALWDVESGQLLQSFHGHAADVLCLDLAPSETGNTFVSGGCDKKANVWDMRTGQCIQSFETHESDINSVRYYPSGDAFASGSDDATCRLYDLRADREVAIYSKESIIFGASSVDFSLSGRLLFGGYNDYTINVWDVLKGTRVSILFGHENRVSTLRISPDGTSFCSGSWDHTLRVWA; this is translated from the exons ATGGCTGCTCAGGATATGCAGCCGAATGAAACCGTAGCGAAGCTGAAATCTGAGTCGGAGACGCTGAAGTCGAAGCTGGAAGAGGAGCGGGCCAAGTTGCATGATGTGGAGT TGCACCAGGTGGCAGAGAAGGTGGAGTCTCTGGGCCAATTCGTCATGAAGACAAGGAGAACTCTGAAAGGACACGGCAATAAAGTGCTTTGCATGGACTGGTGTAAAGACAAGAGGAGAATTGTGAGCTCGTCCCAG GATGGAAAGGTGATTGTGTGGGATGCATTTACAACCAACAAG gAGCATGCGGTGACCATGCCATGTACATGGGTGATGGCCTGTGCATATGCCCCTTCTGGATGTGCAGTAGCATGTGG TGGACTTGACAACAAGTGTTCTGTGTACCCACTATCTCTGGATAAGAACGAGAACCTGGCAGCGAAGAAGAAGTCCGTAGCAATGCACACCAATTACTTGTCTGCCTGCAGCTTCACCAACTCAGACATGCAG atcCTGACATCGAGTGGTGATGGAACATGTGCATTGTGGGATGTAGAAAGTGGGCAGCTGCTCCAGAGTTTTCATGGTCATGCAGCTGATGTGCTTTGCCTGGACCTCGCTCCGTCTGAGACTGGCAACACCTTTGTCTCTGGG GGCTGTGATAAGAAGGCAAATGTATGGGACATGCGCACAGGACAATGCATCCAGTCATTTGAAACCCATGAGTCAGATATTAACAGTGTGCG atACTATCCAAGTGGAGACGCATTTGCCTCTGGTTCAGATGATGCTACT TGCCGTTTGTACGATCTGAGGGCCGACAGAGAAGTGGCCATTTATTCCAAGGAGAGCATCATATTTGGAGCTTCCAGTGTAGATTTCTCTCTCAGTG GCAGACTACTGTTTGGTGGCTACAACGATTACACCATCAACGTGTGGGACGTTCTGAAGGGGACCCGAGTATCCATTTTGTTCGGACACGAGAACCGAGTCAGTACTCTTCGCATCTCTCCAGATGGGACATCCTTCTGCTCAGGGTCCTGGGACCACACTTTACGG GTCTGGGCTTGA